A portion of the Eubacterium maltosivorans genome contains these proteins:
- a CDS encoding L,D-transpeptidase family protein, whose amino-acid sequence MDEKNLQDQREERTPEEQAIENASLFERPVPPEDAVIIDEPAAPEAQEETVIDPPRPPEGGTEGDADQAGEVLTFEEETPANDSGDGEEPPDSEEKKSHKKVWIGIGVGIGIILAIYLGLSFYFSTRFYFNTTMNGFNVTGKTAAQVDQEMQQNAATHTLTLKERGGKTETIAADQVNMRYISDGKISQMLNDQNAFAWPMSLVPSGHQDLEATFSYDDAQLTNALNQLQAVSGAEVVKVANAYPKFNGTSYTIEPEVTGNELDPAKLKDAVKNAILSGDTELDLEAAGCYKKPSFTKDSAKVKEAMDTMNKYLNAMVTYTFGDATEVLDKNTINTWLAVDGNMDVQFNQDLMTTYVANLSDKYDTYGITRSFQTSGGGSVSIAGGDYGWLIDQDEEVAALIPIIQAGQPVTREPVYAQTAASHSSPDYGNTYVEISLGGQYMWFYKNGGLVVGTPVVTGSLSGGFATPSGVYGLDYKAMNVTLKGEGYASPVTFWMPYAGDIGIHDASWRTDFGGNIYVNSGSHGCVNTPYAAAQAIYNGIEDGTPVIVY is encoded by the coding sequence ATGGATGAAAAGAATTTACAAGATCAGCGCGAGGAGCGTACCCCCGAAGAGCAGGCGATTGAGAACGCCTCTCTTTTTGAGCGTCCTGTCCCTCCGGAGGATGCGGTCATCATTGATGAACCTGCTGCGCCAGAGGCTCAGGAGGAAACTGTTATTGACCCGCCCAGGCCGCCTGAGGGCGGAACTGAAGGCGATGCCGACCAAGCAGGCGAGGTTCTCACCTTTGAGGAGGAGACCCCTGCCAATGATTCTGGAGACGGCGAGGAACCGCCGGATTCTGAAGAGAAAAAAAGCCATAAAAAGGTCTGGATCGGCATCGGTGTTGGAATTGGTATTATCCTGGCCATTTACCTTGGCTTAAGCTTTTATTTCAGCACTCGTTTCTATTTTAATACCACCATGAACGGCTTCAATGTCACTGGCAAAACGGCCGCTCAGGTCGACCAGGAAATGCAGCAAAACGCAGCGACACACACATTAACACTGAAGGAACGCGGCGGAAAAACCGAGACCATCGCTGCAGACCAGGTCAATATGCGCTATATTTCCGACGGTAAAATTTCCCAGATGTTAAATGACCAGAACGCTTTTGCCTGGCCCATGTCTCTGGTGCCGTCGGGTCATCAGGATCTGGAAGCGACTTTCAGCTACGATGACGCTCAGCTCACCAATGCACTGAACCAGCTTCAGGCTGTATCCGGAGCAGAGGTCGTAAAGGTCGCCAATGCTTATCCTAAATTCAACGGTACAAGCTATACGATCGAACCAGAGGTTACCGGCAACGAGCTGGATCCGGCCAAGCTAAAGGACGCTGTAAAAAACGCTATTTTATCCGGCGATACCGAGCTGGATCTGGAAGCGGCCGGCTGCTATAAAAAGCCTTCCTTTACCAAGGATTCCGCTAAGGTGAAAGAAGCGATGGATACCATGAACAAGTATCTGAACGCAATGGTTACCTATACCTTTGGCGACGCAACAGAGGTACTTGATAAAAATACCATTAATACCTGGCTGGCTGTGGACGGCAATATGGATGTCCAGTTCAATCAGGACCTCATGACCACCTATGTGGCCAATTTATCGGATAAATACGATACCTATGGCATTACGCGAAGCTTCCAGACTAGCGGCGGCGGCAGTGTCAGCATTGCCGGCGGCGATTACGGCTGGCTGATTGACCAGGACGAAGAGGTCGCTGCGCTCATTCCAATTATCCAGGCAGGACAGCCTGTAACCCGTGAACCGGTTTACGCGCAGACAGCTGCAAGCCACAGCTCTCCAGACTATGGAAACACTTATGTTGAAATCAGCCTCGGCGGGCAGTACATGTGGTTTTACAAAAACGGCGGCCTGGTCGTTGGCACTCCTGTTGTTACAGGAAGCCTGAGCGGCGGTTTTGCCACCCCAAGTGGTGTTTATGGCCTTGACTACAAGGCGATGAACGTTACTTTAAAGGGCGAGGGCTACGCCTCACCCGTTACCTTCTGGATGCCGTATGCCGGCGATATCGGGATTCATGACGCCTCCTGGCGCACAGACTTTGGCGGCAATATATACGTCAACAGCGGCTCGCACGGCTGTGTCAACACACCATATGCGGCTGCTCAGGCCATCTATAACGGTATCGAGGACGGTACCCCTGTTATTGTCTATTAA